The following are from one region of the Tenacibaculum dicentrarchi genome:
- a CDS encoding GIY-YIG nuclease family protein, whose amino-acid sequence MTAKEWKYCQNNSDLILISGLTELKKSKRKNFESDFENGYGNYLISDKKNLWNYTGESKSLSKRLKQHSREKTSTFFKNYLKSEKQKRDSKKLLNISDFEIRTINTEIGRKELEEFGIVNIPTNLNKFQLGKRNLFKEKTNRKLWFEIQSNKSQIIEQGEKELKKAKAYNWFSAQIESSAGLYWVEHKTKGLIYIGESSDINKRYQTHSVRTYFSALRRNLGETILGFKLQTINGRKRYFSDIEDKKITEFLKNCSIKTLPISFGRFELEEYLIRKNSSILNRKDNK is encoded by the coding sequence ATGACCGCAAAAGAATGGAAATACTGTCAAAATAATTCTGATTTAATTTTAATTTCAGGCTTAACCGAACTGAAAAAAAGCAAACGGAAAAACTTTGAATCTGACTTTGAAAATGGATATGGAAATTATCTAATTTCGGACAAAAAGAATCTATGGAATTATACAGGAGAATCGAAAAGTTTATCTAAAAGATTAAAACAACATTCAAGAGAAAAAACTTCAACGTTTTTTAAGAATTACTTGAAATCTGAAAAACAAAAAAGGGATTCAAAAAAACTTTTGAATATTTCGGATTTTGAAATTAGGACAATAAACACAGAAATTGGCAGAAAAGAATTAGAAGAGTTTGGAATTGTAAATATTCCAACCAACTTAAATAAATTCCAACTTGGAAAAAGAAATTTATTTAAAGAAAAGACAAACAGAAAATTATGGTTTGAGATTCAATCGAACAAAAGCCAAATTATTGAACAAGGAGAAAAAGAATTAAAAAAAGCTAAAGCATACAATTGGTTTTCTGCTCAAATAGAATCAAGTGCAGGACTTTATTGGGTTGAACATAAAACAAAAGGATTAATTTATATTGGAGAAAGTTCTGATATAAATAAAAGATACCAAACTCATTCTGTAAGAACATATTTCTCTGCTTTGAGAAGAAATTTAGGAGAAACGATTTTAGGATTTAAGTTACAAACAATAAATGGTAGGAAAAGATATTTTTCAGATATTGAGGACAAAAAAATAACTGAATTTCTAAAAAATTGTTCAATTAAAACTCTACCTATTTCATTTGGTAGATTTGAATTAGAAGAGTATTTAATTAGAAAAAACAGTTCAATATTAAACCGAAAAGATAACAAATGA
- a CDS encoding Panacea domain-containing protein yields the protein MSYTKSEIDKIGNTIIYLQEKIGDSISKTKTIKLLYFLEEFSIKKYGRPFLGLEWEVWHLGPVSEDLYAEINEPYILNEHIKHSHINGLDGCFIEPKHNFVDDEFSDSDIQLMDTLIENLGHFNATELINQTHLPHTLWYKVAKENNLLESFENKSRRTTDFKINLNELLSEDKQEMYNIYIESKEISRTYAM from the coding sequence ATGAGTTATACTAAATCAGAAATAGATAAAATAGGAAATACTATTATTTATCTTCAAGAAAAAATAGGAGATAGTATATCTAAAACAAAAACTATAAAATTACTTTATTTTTTAGAAGAATTCTCTATTAAAAAATATGGAAGACCTTTTTTAGGTTTAGAATGGGAAGTATGGCATTTAGGCCCTGTTTCAGAAGATTTATATGCTGAAATAAACGAACCATATATATTGAATGAACACATCAAACATTCTCATATAAATGGATTAGATGGTTGTTTTATTGAACCAAAACATAATTTTGTTGATGACGAATTTTCTGATTCTGACATCCAATTAATGGACACTTTAATTGAAAATCTTGGTCATTTTAACGCTACAGAGTTAATTAACCAAACGCATTTACCACACACTTTGTGGTATAAAGTAGCAAAAGAAAATAATTTATTAGAAAGTTTTGAGAATAAATCAAGAAGAACAACTGATTTCAAAATTAATTTAAATGAATTACTTTCAGAAGACAAACAAGAAATGTATAATATCTACATAGAATCAAAAGAGATTAGTAGGACTTATGCAATGTAA
- a CDS encoding DUF4041 domain-containing protein — MTFLLTICIIIIIVLLSKNSSIKKERDNKGKEISDLNDELKKERDNKEKEISDLNEKFKKEKNNFSEYQKSTEYLKKYEPIKDIDNELKKISNEIEQRLEKTKIEVEEIIQSSKSEVNTIRKEAREKATETKNRAEIILENAHKIATKIENEANSKAESIAGEAWEAKNNAEQYQKTVKAMKNIIKGYGDEYLIPNHSLLDDLAEEYNHKKAGQELAQIRTLIKSMIKNNEVAECDYVEVHRKTTAIEFVLDAFNGKVDTIMAKVKYDNYGKLQQSLKDAFRLVNHNGKAFRNAKITNRYYETVLEQLKLAVTVHEIKKQDLQEQREIREAIREEEKARRDFEKARKEAEKEEKMLEKARKEIEAKLLKVADEDRAKFEQELENIKQKLFIAEEKGQRAMSMAQQTKRGHVYIISNVGSFGENVYKIGLTRRLEPLDRVKELGDASVPFTFDVHAMIHSEDAPKLEKELHRTFDSERVNKVNYRKEFFAMPISEIKAKVDTFKLETHWTMKSEALEYRESLEMKKRLLEKTNN, encoded by the coding sequence ATGACATTTTTACTTACTATTTGTATAATAATTATTATCGTTTTATTATCTAAAAATTCTTCAATAAAAAAAGAAAGAGATAATAAAGGAAAAGAAATATCTGATTTAAATGATGAATTAAAAAAAGAAAGAGATAATAAAGAAAAGGAAATATCTGATTTAAATGAAAAATTTAAAAAGGAGAAAAATAATTTTTCAGAATACCAAAAATCTACTGAATACTTAAAAAAATATGAGCCAATAAAAGATATTGATAATGAATTAAAAAAAATTTCTAATGAAATTGAGCAAAGGTTAGAAAAAACTAAAATTGAAGTTGAAGAGATTATTCAAAGTTCAAAATCAGAAGTAAATACAATAAGAAAAGAAGCAAGAGAAAAGGCAACTGAAACAAAAAATAGAGCTGAAATTATATTAGAAAATGCTCATAAAATTGCAACAAAAATTGAAAATGAAGCTAATTCAAAAGCTGAAAGTATAGCCGGAGAAGCTTGGGAAGCAAAGAATAATGCTGAACAGTATCAAAAAACTGTAAAAGCTATGAAAAATATCATTAAAGGTTATGGAGACGAATATTTAATACCTAACCATTCACTTCTAGACGATTTAGCAGAAGAATATAATCATAAAAAAGCTGGTCAAGAACTTGCACAAATTAGAACACTTATAAAGTCTATGATTAAAAATAATGAAGTTGCAGAATGTGATTATGTTGAAGTTCATAGAAAAACAACAGCAATTGAATTTGTCCTAGATGCCTTTAATGGAAAAGTTGATACTATAATGGCTAAAGTTAAATATGACAATTATGGCAAACTTCAACAATCTTTAAAAGATGCTTTTCGTCTGGTAAATCATAATGGTAAAGCCTTTAGAAATGCAAAAATTACAAATAGATATTATGAAACCGTTTTAGAACAATTAAAATTAGCAGTTACAGTTCACGAAATAAAGAAACAAGATTTACAAGAGCAAAGAGAAATACGAGAAGCTATTAGAGAAGAAGAAAAAGCAAGAAGAGATTTTGAAAAAGCTAGAAAAGAAGCTGAAAAAGAAGAAAAAATGCTTGAAAAAGCAAGGAAAGAAATTGAGGCAAAATTACTAAAAGTTGCTGACGAAGATAGAGCTAAATTTGAGCAAGAACTAGAAAATATTAAGCAAAAACTATTTATAGCAGAAGAGAAAGGACAAAGAGCAATGTCAATGGCTCAACAAACAAAAAGAGGACACGTTTACATAATTTCTAATGTTGGTTCATTTGGAGAAAACGTATATAAAATTGGACTAACAAGAAGGTTAGAACCTTTAGACAGAGTTAAAGAATTAGGAGATGCTTCTGTTCCATTTACATTTGACGTTCACGCAATGATTCATTCAGAAGATGCTCCGAAATTAGAAAAAGAATTACATAGAACTTTCGATTCTGAAAGAGTAAATAAAGTAAATTACAGAAAGGAATTTTTCGCTATGCCAATTAGTGAAATCAAGGCTAAAGTCGATACATTTAAATTAGAAACACATTGGACAATGAAATCAGAAGCTTTGGAATACAGAGAGAGTTTAGAAATGAAGAAAAGACTGCTAGAAAAAACAAATAACTAG
- a CDS encoding DUF3644 domain-containing protein, whose protein sequence is MKINKTYQSLLDKSINSMLSAIEIYNKPDFKYREETFSILSINAWELLFKARILKLSKYNMNSIYVMENKKKKNGEKSKVLTPKLNRARNPMTISLAESMLRLRKHEEKISLNLVKSLFALIELRDNSIHFHNASDISKEIQELGFACIKNYMELIQYWESRVDLSKYNFYLMPLAYVDSKVDSTSVLTEEVKNYLNFIKKKVSETDSLDDKFSVAIGIDISFKKSKTIDGIGMRYDKDGVPVKISEEDITLKYPLSYSDVTNTANKKYSNFKVNTAFHSLMRIIKQDKKLAHNRKLDPKNPKSQTKNFYNSNIWKEFDNQYTRK, encoded by the coding sequence ATGAAAATTAATAAAACTTACCAAAGTTTATTAGATAAATCTATCAATTCTATGCTATCAGCAATTGAGATTTATAATAAACCTGATTTTAAATACCGTGAGGAAACATTTTCTATACTTTCAATAAATGCGTGGGAATTATTGTTCAAGGCTCGAATATTAAAACTATCAAAATACAATATGAATTCCATTTATGTAATGGAAAATAAAAAAAAGAAAAATGGTGAAAAATCTAAAGTATTAACACCAAAACTCAATAGAGCACGAAATCCAATGACCATAAGTCTTGCGGAATCAATGCTAAGATTAAGAAAACACGAGGAAAAAATAAGTTTAAATTTAGTTAAAAGTCTTTTCGCTCTTATAGAGTTAAGAGACAATTCTATACATTTTCATAACGCATCCGATATTTCTAAGGAAATTCAAGAATTAGGATTTGCTTGTATTAAAAACTATATGGAATTAATTCAATATTGGGAATCAAGAGTTGATTTATCAAAATACAATTTTTACTTAATGCCTTTAGCTTATGTTGACTCAAAAGTTGATTCAACTTCTGTTTTAACCGAAGAAGTAAAAAATTACTTAAATTTTATAAAAAAGAAAGTTTCGGAAACAGATTCATTAGATGATAAATTTAGTGTAGCTATAGGAATTGATATCAGTTTTAAAAAATCTAAAACAATCGATGGAATTGGAATGAGATATGATAAAGATGGAGTTCCTGTAAAAATCAGCGAAGAAGACATTACTTTAAAATATCCTCTTTCATATTCTGACGTTACAAATACCGCAAATAAAAAATATTCGAATTTTAAAGTAAATACAGCCTTTCATTCATTAATGAGAATTATAAAACAAGATAAAAAACTTGCACATAATCGAAAATTAGACCCGAAAAACCCAAAGTCTCAAACAAAAAATTTTTACAATTCTAATATTTGGAAAGAATTTGATAATCAATATACGAGAAAATAA